A single genomic interval of Rhododendron vialii isolate Sample 1 chromosome 3a, ASM3025357v1 harbors:
- the LOC131319133 gene encoding uncharacterized protein LOC131319133, whose protein sequence is MEHERSTTGRCAKGREVERRRAQKKKKKEKKARGVPRGGGHPPPRSPTATEIYDQRKWFRGRGSTAGDHAAEGVLRRCLAVGGVPRRVVSRGGVSCPRRGSRPRVVSLT, encoded by the exons ATGGAACATGAGAGATCGACGACGGGAAGATGTGCGAAAGGCAGAGAAGTGGAAAGGAGGAGAGcgcagaaaaagaagaaaaaggagaagaaagctAGAGGAGTGCCTAGGGGAGGAGGACACCCGCCCCCCAGAAGCCCAACCG CAACAGAGATTTATGACCAGCGCAAATGGTTCCGCGGAAGGGGTTCCACGGCAGGTGATCACGCGGCAGAAGGGGTCCTGCGGAGGTGTCTCGCTGTAGGAGGGGTCCCACGGCGGGTGGTGTCCCGTGGCGGGGTCTCGTGCCCTAGGAGGGGCTCGCGGCCAAGAGTGGTCTCGCTGACCTAA